One genomic window of Fusobacterium sp. FSA-380-WT-3A includes the following:
- a CDS encoding serine dehydratase subunit alpha family protein, translated as MKELTTLIKNDMKPALGVTEPGAIAFGVSKAKSYLKEEVEKVEVLLNSGIYKNAFTCGIPNSSEFGNKFSAALGLVGGNPEKELESLEDVTEEDNKKAQKLIDEGKIEVKLNKISSDIFIEVKLKTKNESCKLIIKDTHTNITSIILNDKEIFSKKIEKFQEKKKDIIIHKYSLKDILDYVNNVDYNEIKFVLEAHKMNLDLFQEGLSNPRTTFVKEFYRLNGNKIFSNDILKTAQLICNGAIEARVLGLNKPAMSITGSGAHGIITTLPLYAEYKINNLSEEKLARATMLSYLICTYIKEYSGRLSAFCGCGIAGGTGVACGIGYLRGAGEKEITNIINNMASGITGMICDGGNQGCTMKGIVATDSAFRSVELAMNNVFISNIHGINGNTPEETMRNMGKIASPGMEETEKVIVDIFQEK; from the coding sequence ATGAAAGAGTTAACAACATTGATAAAAAATGATATGAAACCAGCCCTTGGAGTAACAGAGCCTGGAGCTATAGCTTTTGGAGTATCAAAGGCTAAAAGTTATCTAAAGGAGGAGGTTGAAAAGGTAGAAGTTTTATTAAATTCTGGAATATATAAAAATGCTTTTACCTGTGGTATTCCAAATTCTAGTGAGTTTGGAAATAAATTTTCAGCTGCTTTAGGTTTAGTTGGAGGAAATCCTGAAAAAGAGTTAGAGTCTTTAGAAGATGTAACAGAAGAGGATAATAAAAAAGCTCAAAAACTTATTGATGAGGGAAAAATAGAGGTAAAATTAAATAAAATAAGCTCAGATATTTTTATTGAAGTGAAATTAAAAACAAAAAATGAAAGTTGTAAATTGATAATAAAGGATACTCATACAAATATCACTTCAATTATTTTAAATGATAAAGAAATTTTTAGCAAAAAAATAGAAAAATTTCAAGAGAAAAAAAAGGATATTATAATTCATAAATATTCTTTAAAAGATATATTAGATTATGTGAATAATGTTGATTACAATGAAATAAAATTTGTTTTAGAGGCTCATAAAATGAATTTAGATTTATTTCAAGAGGGATTATCAAATCCAAGAACAACTTTTGTAAAAGAATTTTATAGATTAAATGGAAATAAAATATTTTCAAATGATATCTTAAAAACAGCTCAACTTATATGTAATGGAGCTATAGAAGCTAGAGTTTTAGGTTTAAATAAACCAGCCATGAGTATTACAGGTTCTGGAGCTCATGGAATAATTACAACTTTACCTCTATATGCAGAATATAAGATAAATAATTTAAGTGAAGAAAAATTAGCTAGAGCTACAATGTTGAGTTACTTAATTTGTACTTATATAAAAGAGTATTCTGGAAGATTATCAGCTTTTTGTGGTTGTGGAATAGCTGGAGGAACAGGGGTAGCTTGTGGAATTGGATATTTAAGAGGAGCTGGTGAAAAAGAGATAACAAATATTATTAACAATATGGCTTCTGGTATAACAGGAATGATTTGTGATGGAGGAAATCAAGGTTGTACAATGAAAGGAATAGTAGCCACAGATTCAGCTTTTCGTTCAGTAGAACTAGCTATGAATAATGTATTTATTTCAAATATTCATGGAATAAATGGAAATACTCCAGAAGAAACAATGAGAAATATGGGAAAAATAGCTTCTCCAGGAATGGAAGAAACTGAAAAAGTTATAGTGGATATATTCCAAGAAAAATAA
- a CDS encoding MalY/PatB family protein — protein sequence MKYNFNEKIDRSKNHSAKWEEMEMKFGRKDLTPMWVADMDIKAAPEIVEAMKEKVEQEIFGYVYRPTSYYESAAKWIEKRFGYTISPNSLIHSPGVVPSMSILVKMLTKPNDKILIQTPVYPPFASSVKDNGRTLVENKLIKDEKGYYTVDFKDLEEKLSSGEISLFILCSPHNPVGRVWTKDELKKMGDLCVKYNVRIVADEIWRDLIMPGHKHTPLGSVSKEIEDITITLFSPTKTFNLAGLQASFATFPREEERKAFDTILGQMDVKRNNPFSLVAFQAAYEKCEDWLSELIEHINGNFDYVMDFIEKRLPNVKVYKPEGTYLMWLDFNNVGIPQDKIQDFLINEARVAMNDGGSFGENGKGFGRLNVACPRYMVEEAMEKIEKAIKNL from the coding sequence ATGAAATATAATTTTAATGAAAAAATTGATAGAAGTAAAAATCATTCAGCTAAATGGGAAGAAATGGAGATGAAATTTGGGAGAAAAGATTTAACTCCTATGTGGGTAGCTGATATGGATATAAAAGCAGCACCAGAAATAGTTGAAGCTATGAAAGAAAAAGTTGAACAAGAGATATTTGGGTATGTGTATAGACCAACTTCTTATTATGAATCAGCAGCTAAATGGATTGAAAAAAGATTTGGTTATACTATATCACCAAACTCTTTAATTCATAGTCCAGGGGTTGTACCAAGTATGTCTATATTAGTAAAAATGCTTACTAAACCAAATGACAAAATTTTAATTCAAACACCAGTATATCCACCATTTGCTTCTTCTGTAAAAGATAATGGAAGAACATTAGTAGAAAATAAACTTATAAAAGATGAAAAAGGATATTATACAGTTGACTTTAAAGATTTAGAAGAAAAATTATCTTCTGGAGAAATCTCTTTATTTATCTTATGTAGTCCACATAATCCAGTAGGTAGAGTTTGGACAAAAGATGAATTGAAAAAAATGGGAGATTTATGTGTAAAATATAATGTGAGAATTGTAGCTGATGAAATTTGGAGAGATTTAATTATGCCAGGACATAAACATACTCCATTAGGTTCAGTTAGTAAAGAGATAGAGGATATTACTATAACATTATTTTCACCTACAAAAACATTTAATCTAGCTGGACTTCAAGCTTCTTTCGCCACTTTCCCAAGAGAAGAAGAAAGAAAAGCTTTTGATACTATCTTAGGTCAAATGGATGTTAAGAGAAATAATCCATTTAGTTTGGTGGCTTTCCAAGCAGCTTATGAAAAATGTGAAGATTGGTTAAGTGAGTTAATAGAGCATATAAATGGGAATTTTGATTATGTAATGGACTTTATAGAAAAAAGATTACCAAATGTAAAAGTCTATAAACCAGAGGGAACATATTTAATGTGGCTAGATTTTAATAATGTTGGAATTCCTCAAGATAAAATCCAAGATTTTTTAATCAATGAAGCTAGAGTTGCTATGAATGATGGTGGAAGTTTTGGAGAAAATGGAAAGGGATTTGGAAGATTAAATGTAGCTTGTCCTAGATATATGGTAGAGGAAGCTATGGAAAAAATAGAAAAAGCTATTAAAAATTTATAA
- a CDS encoding NifB/NifX family molybdenum-iron cluster-binding protein, which yields MPRCKKVRCCRALANEIIFKPTGIPLSQMEIIQIEIDEIEAVRLCDYEGKSQIETAEIMKISRGTIQRLLNSGRKKILEGLLHQKAIKLKNTHLEYTEENIGDDMMNNEILRVGFPTNDEVTVEEHFGHCEKFAVFSIKDGEIVNKEILVAPEHAPGVFPRFIADNNINVVITGGMGQRAIDLIKGNGGEVILGAQGNIEDILKIYLEGELYSKGSACAHHHHDHE from the coding sequence ATGCCTAGATGTAAAAAAGTTAGATGTTGTAGAGCTTTAGCCAATGAAATAATATTTAAACCAACAGGAATACCTCTATCTCAAATGGAAATTATCCAAATTGAAATAGATGAGATTGAAGCTGTAAGACTTTGTGACTATGAGGGAAAGAGTCAGATTGAAACTGCTGAAATAATGAAAATTTCCAGAGGGACTATACAAAGACTTTTAAATTCTGGAAGAAAAAAAATATTAGAAGGTTTATTACACCAAAAAGCCATTAAACTAAAAAATACACACCTAGAATATACAGAGGAAAATATAGGAGATGATATGATGAATAATGAAATTTTAAGAGTTGGATTTCCAACAAATGATGAGGTTACTGTAGAGGAACATTTTGGACACTGTGAAAAATTTGCAGTATTTTCTATTAAAGATGGAGAAATAGTTAACAAAGAAATTTTAGTAGCTCCTGAACATGCTCCTGGAGTATTCCCAAGATTTATAGCTGATAATAATATCAATGTTGTTATCACAGGAGGAATGGGACAAAGAGCTATTGATTTAATAAAAGGAAATGGTGGAGAAGTTATATTAGGAGCTCAAGGAAATATAGAAGATATATTAAAAATCTACCTTGAAGGAGAGTTATACTCTAAAGGTTCTGCTTGTGCTCATCATCACCACGACCACGAATAA
- a CDS encoding NifB/NifX family molybdenum-iron cluster-binding protein yields MKLAIALKENDFNSSVDERFGRASYFLIIDNETKDYEIIENEAKDEVTGAGLKAVKTLMKYGVEIIIAGEIGPKAATLINEFEIPTYKLGSYEKVNEVLEAFNKNLLEKYDLSPKPMGLRKA; encoded by the coding sequence ATGAAATTAGCAATAGCTTTAAAAGAAAATGATTTTAATTCATCAGTTGATGAAAGATTTGGAAGAGCATCTTATTTTTTAATAATAGATAATGAAACTAAAGATTATGAAATAATTGAAAATGAAGCTAAAGATGAGGTTACAGGAGCTGGACTTAAGGCTGTAAAAACTCTTATGAAATATGGAGTTGAAATAATTATTGCTGGAGAAATTGGGCCAAAGGCTGCTACTCTTATCAATGAATTTGAAATACCAACTTACAAACTTGGAAGCTATGAAAAAGTTAATGAAGTTTTAGAAGCGTTTAATAAAAATCTTTTAGAAAAATATGACCTTAGTCCAAAACCAATGGGACTTAGAAAAGCTTAA
- a CDS encoding P-loop NTPase has protein sequence MKLAVLSGKGGTGKTTVSSNLAFITKSLLIDTDIEEPNSHIFLKPKNIKNFPVNTMYPEIDMERCILCGNCGDFCRFNAIIPSKKKVLVFEESCHDCGGCKIICRAGAINYCKREIGEIFVGETYFNSPIKYGKLNIGEMSGVKIIKELYKTTPEKDFIIDCPPGTSCTTVASVEESDFAIIVTEPSPFGLSDMKLVIELLQDMKIPFGIVINKSIEGSTELKNYCNKNSFEILGEIPFDRNIAKTYSKGEIICDALPQYREIFENILKKIPEVINNEI, from the coding sequence TTGAAATTAGCTGTTTTGAGTGGAAAAGGTGGAACAGGAAAAACTACTGTAAGTAGTAACCTTGCCTTTATTACAAAATCTCTTTTAATTGATACTGATATTGAAGAACCTAATTCACATATATTTTTAAAACCTAAAAATATAAAAAACTTTCCTGTAAATACTATGTACCCTGAAATAGATATGGAAAGATGTATTCTTTGTGGTAACTGTGGAGATTTTTGTAGATTTAATGCTATTATTCCTAGTAAGAAAAAAGTTTTAGTTTTTGAAGAAAGTTGCCACGACTGTGGAGGGTGTAAAATAATATGTAGAGCTGGTGCAATAAATTATTGCAAAAGAGAAATTGGTGAAATATTTGTAGGAGAAACTTATTTCAATTCACCAATAAAATATGGAAAGTTAAATATTGGAGAGATGTCTGGAGTAAAGATAATAAAAGAACTATACAAAACTACACCTGAAAAAGATTTTATTATTGATTGTCCTCCAGGTACCTCTTGTACAACTGTGGCTTCTGTAGAAGAAAGTGATTTTGCAATAATTGTTACAGAGCCATCTCCTTTTGGTTTAAGTGATATGAAATTAGTTATTGAACTTTTACAAGATATGAAAATTCCATTTGGAATTGTAATAAATAAATCTATTGAGGGTAGTACAGAGTTAAAAAATTATTGCAATAAAAATTCTTTTGAAATATTGGGAGAAATTCCTTTTGATAGAAATATTGCAAAAACTTATTCTAAAGGTGAAATAATTTGTGATGCCCTACCTCAATATAGAGAAATCTTTGAAAATATTTTAAAGAAAATTCCAGAGGTGATAAATAATGAAATTTAA